The nucleotide window GCAGACGGCACGAAGACTTCGTCAACGAGTGCGCAATGTCGCGCGCCGGCGCCGGTCTACCGGACATCTGCGGCCGGCGCGACGCTCCGGACGCGCCGCGCAATGTGGCCGAGAGGCATGCGACGGCGGAGAAGCGGCCCGAACGAACGGGACGGATTCGCCGGCAGGTATTTACCGCCGCGGCCGCCGGGGCGGCGGCCGGCCTCGTGATCGGCCTTGCCGGCGTTGAAAAAATCCACGAAGGCGCCACGCCGCTGGCGACGCCGAACCAACAGGCAGGAGTGGCGGCGGTCACGGTCCCGAAACCGCTCGGATCCATCTCGGACAAAGCCGTGGATCGTGAGGCACCGAACGCGCGAACGGCGCTGCGCTCCCGCCGAGTGACGCGCCCCCGGTCGAAGACACGGTACGCCGTCAGTGTCGGAAACTACGCGAACGCCGCGACGGCCGATCGGATGAAACACCTCGTCCGGAGCAAAGGGTACATCGTGGACGTCGTGCCGCATGGCGCGGTATCCCAAGTGGCAACCCCGCCGTACCGGACGCGCGCGCAGGCCGAGCGCGTGGCGCGCGCGCTCGAGGAGATCCGCCTCCCGGCGCACCTTGTCGCGCGGCGTGTGATGTAGACTACGCGGAAACCTTGGTGGGCTTGGCAGGGGCGGAGGGATTTGAACCCCCGACCACTGGTTTTGGAGACCAGCGCTCTACCCGGACTGAGCTACGCCCCTGTGCGACACGTGCGGCCGACCGCTACCGGGTTTCCCGGTGCGTCGTGTGCTTCCGGCACCGGGGGCAGTATTTCGAGTGCTCCACCCGGTCCGGCGTGTTCTTCTTGTTTTTCGTCTGCGTGTAATTGCGCCGCTTGCACTCGTTACACGCCAGCGTGATGATGTCGCGCGGCATCGTCCTACCCCTTCCACCGTACTCGTATGATCATCCTATCACGATCCTGCAAACGCGGATGTCCGCCGCGACAGCGGCCATTACGAGAGGATCT belongs to bacterium and includes:
- a CDS encoding SPOR domain-containing protein → MVVRKHLEHLSLPDGYSAKCVDAVWCLFDPHGTPLLSSADATAVEIDAWRDVWRRRHEDFVNECAMSRAGAGLPDICGRRDAPDAPRNVAERHATAEKRPERTGRIRRQVFTAAAAGAAAGLVIGLAGVEKIHEGATPLATPNQQAGVAAVTVPKPLGSISDKAVDREAPNARTALRSRRVTRPRSKTRYAVSVGNYANAATADRMKHLVRSKGYIVDVVPHGAVSQVATPPYRTRAQAERVARALEEIRLPAHLVARRVM
- the rpmG gene encoding 50S ribosomal protein L33 — protein: MPRDIITLACNECKRRNYTQTKNKKNTPDRVEHSKYCPRCRKHTTHRETR